A part of Streptomyces sp. NBC_01235 genomic DNA contains:
- a CDS encoding AMP-binding protein: MAFDLLANGAYDAAALVDGTQVLTRGRAREMADGIARFLGDDAKKLVMVENPRSLTGALAYAAVLRAGHAVMLVEAAGYGDATTLIERLRPDVLMGPSCVRASEASPYYQHHVREVPHGGVARWVIDANPAALAQELALVARTSGSTSEGKLVRLSYGNLVSNAESIVAATDIRGSDVVATSLRLDYSFGLSMFHSHLVAGATVGLTTASPTTDRFWADVERWGVTSTGMVPSTVRFILQDPVSKARLSALRSLLVAGGPLRADSLRRLREAVGPEGSVFYMYGQTEATARMTCMDPALAAEHEGSVGVPISGGRIEIRGPDGSEVVPGRRGEVYYKGPNVMLGYAVIRDDLALSDLCGGELRTGDIGRLQDGVLYLEGRVDRQVKVLGEKVNLDAVEAAAVSALGGTAAAAVFMEPDQVHLHVEGGPESLKRLRSWGLAGLGVPPGCLKLRTVEHLPRTPSGKVRYLLLS; this comes from the coding sequence GTGGCCTTCGACCTGCTGGCCAACGGCGCGTACGACGCGGCGGCTCTTGTCGATGGAACACAGGTTCTCACCCGCGGGCGGGCACGGGAGATGGCCGATGGCATCGCCCGATTCCTGGGCGATGACGCCAAGAAGCTCGTGATGGTGGAGAACCCTCGTTCCTTGACGGGAGCTCTGGCTTATGCGGCCGTGCTACGTGCCGGCCATGCGGTGATGCTGGTGGAAGCCGCGGGCTACGGTGACGCGACGACGTTGATCGAGCGACTTCGCCCGGATGTGCTCATGGGGCCCTCATGTGTCAGAGCGTCCGAAGCTTCACCGTATTACCAGCACCACGTGCGGGAAGTTCCTCACGGCGGGGTGGCTCGTTGGGTCATTGACGCTAATCCGGCCGCGCTCGCACAGGAGTTGGCCCTGGTCGCACGCACCTCCGGCTCCACATCCGAGGGCAAACTGGTACGGCTCTCCTACGGCAACCTCGTGAGTAACGCCGAAAGTATCGTTGCAGCGACAGACATCCGTGGATCGGACGTCGTCGCGACGTCACTGCGCTTGGACTACAGCTTCGGTCTGTCCATGTTCCATTCTCATCTCGTGGCGGGCGCCACCGTGGGTCTGACCACGGCATCGCCGACCACCGACCGCTTCTGGGCGGATGTCGAGCGCTGGGGTGTGACGTCCACGGGGATGGTTCCGTCCACGGTGCGTTTCATCCTGCAGGATCCGGTGTCGAAGGCGCGGTTGTCCGCGCTGCGATCGCTGCTGGTGGCCGGCGGTCCGTTGCGGGCCGACTCGCTGCGACGGCTTCGTGAAGCGGTCGGTCCGGAGGGTTCCGTCTTCTACATGTACGGCCAGACCGAGGCGACTGCGCGGATGACCTGCATGGACCCGGCATTGGCGGCCGAGCACGAAGGAAGTGTCGGAGTTCCGATATCGGGTGGGCGGATCGAGATTCGCGGACCGGACGGATCCGAGGTCGTCCCCGGCCGACGGGGCGAGGTGTACTACAAGGGACCCAACGTCATGCTCGGCTATGCCGTCATACGTGACGATCTTGCACTGTCCGACCTCTGCGGTGGGGAACTGCGGACGGGTGACATAGGCCGGTTGCAAGACGGCGTGTTGTATCTCGAGGGCCGCGTCGATCGCCAGGTCAAGGTACTGGGTGAAAAGGTCAATCTGGACGCTGTCGAGGCCGCCGCGGTGTCGGCCCTCGGCGGGACAGCCGCAGCCGCCGTGTTCATGGAACCCGATCAGGTCCACCTCCATGTCGAGGGAGGACCTGAGTCTCTGAAGCGGCTGCGTTCCTGGGGACTGGCTGGTCTGGGAGTTCCGCCGGGCTGCCTGAAGCTGCGAACCGTGGAACATCTCCCGAGAACACCTTCCGGCAAAGTGAGGTACCTCTTGCTGAGTTGA
- a CDS encoding condensation domain-containing protein codes for MIISLEFPSGMSLKSALETLEGIAGRFDTLRTRYELTGEPEPVQVVERQAQIPVYLYAAESDCPGLPESIDSSMRTHNFDLLGHPPVCLAIGLGSEGEPVRLHAFLDHIVTDLVGAIYLKRYFRSVIFREGAPAGAIHQPADQVALESTEARRRRNEKAIEYWRSELTAPSPDAWLSRVAETRSGSALNFAKVSLESPFLGAALPIIAERHQVSVAHVLCHLAALTFEGFAEIPPFFNMIVSTRRSQVERSALGMYSRSIPIILKSRGRTVEERIRDSARTMMHGQLFAACDPTDFDAVCRESGWPDRAMIGVSLNDGYSATTNPSAQPGTRRDDLNSLLKLSNYEYPSFRVYQNGRAIKLDSGKSPTGIFRLSLEVDARLFSASAAEKALGEIEERVLMYLKKSL; via the coding sequence ATGATCATCTCCCTCGAATTTCCGTCCGGCATGTCTCTCAAGAGTGCCCTGGAGACGCTGGAAGGGATCGCCGGAAGATTCGACACCTTGCGGACACGATACGAGCTCACCGGCGAACCCGAACCGGTTCAAGTGGTTGAGCGCCAGGCGCAGATCCCCGTCTATCTATATGCTGCGGAAAGTGATTGTCCGGGACTCCCGGAGAGCATTGACTCGTCAATGCGCACACATAATTTTGATCTTCTTGGGCATCCACCCGTCTGTTTGGCTATCGGGCTGGGAAGCGAAGGAGAGCCAGTCCGCCTCCACGCGTTCCTCGACCATATCGTCACCGACTTGGTGGGTGCCATATACCTGAAGCGCTATTTTCGAAGTGTCATCTTCAGGGAAGGGGCCCCCGCCGGCGCGATACATCAGCCCGCCGATCAGGTGGCCCTTGAGTCTACGGAAGCCAGACGGCGGCGCAATGAAAAGGCTATCGAATATTGGAGATCCGAGCTGACGGCGCCCTCCCCTGATGCATGGTTGTCCCGTGTGGCCGAGACGAGGAGTGGAAGCGCCCTAAACTTTGCCAAGGTCTCCCTGGAATCCCCATTCCTTGGCGCAGCTCTTCCGATTATCGCAGAGCGTCATCAGGTGAGCGTCGCGCATGTTCTCTGCCATCTTGCAGCCTTGACTTTCGAAGGCTTCGCGGAAATTCCGCCTTTCTTCAACATGATCGTCTCGACCCGCCGTTCTCAAGTGGAACGGTCTGCCCTGGGGATGTATTCGCGATCCATACCGATCATCCTGAAATCGCGAGGGCGGACGGTTGAGGAGCGCATCAGAGACTCGGCGAGAACAATGATGCACGGACAGCTCTTTGCTGCGTGTGACCCCACGGATTTCGATGCGGTGTGCCGAGAATCCGGATGGCCGGACAGAGCGATGATCGGGGTTTCCCTCAATGATGGATACAGTGCCACGACCAACCCGTCGGCACAGCCCGGCACGCGAAGGGATGACCTCAATTCCCTCTTGAAGCTCAGTAATTACGAGTACCCGAGCTTCCGGGTTTATCAAAATGGGCGTGCGATCAAGCTCGACTCCGGAAAGAGCCCGACAGGCATATTTCGCCTATCTCTCGAGGTGGATGCCCGACTATTTTCCGCTTCCGCTGCAGAAAAAGCTCTGGGTGAAATCGAAGAACGGGTGCTGATGTACCTTAAAAAGAGCCTGTGA
- a CDS encoding serine hydrolase domain-containing protein, with protein MTRIRVLLKEWVDRKIILGAQVFSLEDGVACHIVAGEAAPGTDVTPDIVGRLYCANKPVLAVSTGIASEEGLVGLHTPLSHYFDDCTPAMAAVTIADLLGHTVRLPPTLYKNTASLDERARRIVTCAVPRPGNAHYNAQTTSALLGAILERVYSMPLEHVIAEKVAAPLALRDLSLVPRPGQQYGPLHRRDGSMRFVPVEDEARGLSPVNPGQAGVSTAAGMGLVYADLLNSLKGHGTLLAPSTAMSLLEISRSIQLYDLGPRSWGLGFQRDLQQGILGAGWSRDTFGHVGTAPRRIVVLHAADPVSGRVLTFRLFSIVDDHRVQQLTTMS; from the coding sequence GTGACGCGTATCCGTGTCCTGCTGAAGGAATGGGTGGACCGCAAGATCATCCTCGGTGCTCAGGTGTTCTCTCTGGAGGATGGCGTGGCCTGTCACATCGTGGCAGGAGAAGCAGCCCCGGGGACCGACGTCACGCCGGACATTGTCGGACGGCTCTACTGCGCGAACAAGCCCGTGCTGGCCGTCAGTACGGGCATTGCGTCGGAGGAGGGCCTCGTCGGCCTGCACACCCCGCTGTCACACTACTTCGACGACTGCACGCCGGCCATGGCGGCGGTGACCATTGCGGATCTCCTCGGACACACCGTCAGGCTTCCGCCCACTCTGTACAAGAACACCGCCTCACTGGACGAACGGGCTCGTCGCATCGTGACTTGTGCCGTGCCTCGACCGGGAAACGCGCACTACAACGCACAGACCACGTCGGCGTTGCTCGGCGCGATTCTCGAGCGTGTGTACTCGATGCCCCTCGAACACGTCATAGCCGAGAAAGTCGCTGCCCCGCTTGCCCTGCGCGACCTGTCCCTTGTGCCGCGCCCGGGCCAGCAATACGGCCCACTGCATCGCCGTGACGGAAGCATGCGCTTCGTTCCAGTCGAGGACGAGGCGCGAGGCTTGAGCCCGGTAAATCCCGGTCAGGCCGGCGTATCGACGGCCGCAGGCATGGGCCTGGTGTACGCGGATCTCTTGAATTCCCTGAAAGGCCATGGGACTCTGCTTGCACCGTCAACTGCCATGAGTTTGCTCGAAATCAGCCGTTCGATACAGCTCTACGACCTCGGTCCGCGCAGCTGGGGTCTCGGCTTCCAGCGTGACTTGCAGCAGGGCATCTTGGGGGCCGGGTGGAGCCGTGACACCTTCGGCCATGTGGGCACCGCTCCGCGGCGCATCGTTGTTCTTCACGCGGCCGATCCGGTTTCAGGTCGTGTTCTGACGTTCAGGCTCTTCAGCATTGTCGATGATCATCGGGTGCAGCAGCTGACGACGATGTCGTGA
- a CDS encoding 2-hydroxyacid dehydrogenase gives MEAIAYGVLADEEPLLRDAFNREFAGRHELRCLGLFLNRDTVPTAAGHEVVLSSVNDTLDAEVLRALAKGGTRMIAQRATGYNNIDLTAAEELGLTVARVSYYSPYSVAEFAWALALAVDRRIVRAAHRTREFDFRLDGLMGRDLRGRTAGVVGTGKIGAAFARIAHGFGMRLLGWDVAENPDCLALGMEYVERERLFAEADLVSLHVPLLPATHHLVDARALALMKDDAILVNSSRGGLVDTDALLETLRAGRLSGVGLDVYEEEAGVFFLDKSLEVMTDERLARLMTFNNVLVTSHQAYFTRDAVGQIAETTTANVADYFAGRSGDNTLVRSPAV, from the coding sequence GTGGAAGCCATTGCGTACGGCGTCCTCGCGGACGAGGAGCCGCTTCTGCGCGACGCATTCAACCGTGAGTTCGCGGGCAGGCATGAACTGCGCTGCCTGGGGCTGTTCTTGAACAGGGACACCGTCCCGACCGCAGCCGGACATGAGGTGGTGCTGAGCAGTGTCAACGACACCCTGGATGCGGAAGTGCTGCGTGCGCTGGCCAAGGGCGGCACGAGGATGATCGCCCAGCGTGCCACCGGCTACAACAACATCGACCTGACGGCGGCCGAGGAACTCGGCTTGACGGTGGCCCGGGTGTCGTACTACTCGCCCTACTCGGTCGCCGAGTTCGCCTGGGCGCTGGCGCTCGCCGTCGACCGGCGGATCGTGCGCGCCGCGCACCGCACTCGGGAGTTCGACTTCCGGCTCGACGGGCTGATGGGCCGCGACCTGCGCGGCCGGACGGCCGGGGTGGTGGGAACCGGGAAGATCGGGGCCGCGTTCGCGCGGATCGCGCACGGCTTCGGGATGCGGCTGCTGGGCTGGGACGTCGCCGAGAACCCCGACTGCCTGGCCCTGGGCATGGAGTACGTCGAGCGGGAGCGGCTGTTCGCCGAGGCGGACCTGGTCAGCCTGCACGTACCTTTGCTGCCGGCCACCCACCACCTCGTGGACGCCCGTGCCCTGGCCTTGATGAAGGACGACGCGATCCTGGTCAACTCCAGCCGCGGCGGCCTCGTAGACACCGACGCCCTGCTGGAAACCCTGCGCGCGGGGCGGCTCAGCGGTGTCGGCCTGGACGTGTACGAGGAGGAGGCAGGAGTCTTCTTCCTCGACAAGTCTCTGGAGGTGATGACCGACGAGCGTCTCGCGCGGCTGATGACCTTCAACAACGTCCTGGTCACCTCGCACCAGGCGTACTTCACCCGGGATGCCGTCGGACAGATCGCCGAGACGACCACGGCCAACGTCGCGGACTACTTCGCCGGCCGAAGCGGTGACAACACTCTCGTCCGGTCGCCCGCCGTCTGA
- a CDS encoding DUF1003 domain-containing protein, with product MRSSQDRVADAITSFAGTMRFVYLHALWFAVWIALNEGLLGKAGIFDPYPYGLLTMIVSLEAIFLSTFVMISQNRQAVRENVRADLDFETNLRSEVWSVHIGKALGLDPHQIEQHVQEIIAQSKAGMDSKQRGTPVDPQDL from the coding sequence ATGCGCAGCTCGCAGGACCGTGTCGCCGACGCGATCACCTCGTTCGCGGGGACGATGCGGTTCGTCTACCTGCACGCCCTCTGGTTCGCGGTATGGATCGCACTGAACGAGGGCCTGCTCGGGAAGGCAGGGATCTTCGACCCGTATCCCTACGGGCTGCTCACCATGATCGTCAGCTTGGAAGCGATCTTCCTGTCCACGTTCGTCATGATCAGCCAGAACCGCCAGGCGGTACGCGAGAACGTACGCGCCGATCTGGACTTCGAGACCAACCTGCGCTCCGAAGTGTGGTCGGTCCACATAGGAAAGGCACTGGGCCTCGACCCGCACCAGATCGAACAGCACGTTCAGGAGATCATCGCGCAGAGCAAGGCAGGCATGGACAGCAAGCAGCGAGGCACGCCGGTCGACCCCCAAGACCTCTGA
- a CDS encoding SMI1/KNR4 family protein, with protein MIELTGWEPLGISVDWAAIEAELGVPLPADYKELYEVFGGGVFSDSVYFLGRDEGVSFDFLTQWRVSRSVDQDSKLGDVSAVDPYAIYAPGGKGLVEWGSTEWADEYCWLIDAERPGDYPVLARSDDGGAWDRYDMSTSEFLYRVLADADFQPFGIAQYDLGTTFKPGSGDPVDGRPL; from the coding sequence GTGATCGAACTGACCGGGTGGGAGCCACTCGGGATCTCCGTCGACTGGGCGGCGATCGAGGCAGAGCTGGGGGTTCCGCTGCCGGCGGACTACAAGGAGCTCTACGAGGTGTTCGGCGGCGGCGTCTTCAGTGATTCCGTCTACTTTCTGGGGCGCGACGAGGGCGTCTCGTTCGACTTCCTGACACAGTGGCGGGTCTCCCGGTCGGTCGACCAGGACAGCAAGCTCGGAGACGTCTCCGCCGTCGATCCCTATGCGATCTACGCGCCGGGCGGCAAGGGGCTCGTTGAGTGGGGCTCCACCGAATGGGCCGACGAGTACTGCTGGCTGATCGATGCCGAGCGGCCGGGCGATTATCCCGTCCTTGCGCGGTCCGATGACGGCGGCGCATGGGACCGGTACGACATGTCCACCTCGGAGTTCCTCTACCGCGTCCTTGCCGATGCCGATTTTCAACCTTTCGGGATCGCACAGTACGACCTCGGCACGACGTTCAAGCCCGGCTCCGGCGACCCCGTCGACGGCCGGCCGCTCTGA
- the adhP gene encoding alcohol dehydrogenase AdhP, which translates to MKAAVVRSFGEPLVIEERPDPEPGPGQVRIRLEASGLCHTDIHAAHGDWPVKPTPPFVPGHEGVGIVEALGDGVTHLQVGQRVAVPWLGWACGRCEHCLSGWETLCEQQHNTGYSVDGGYAEKMLAPADFATVVPDGIDPRDAAPLTCAGVTTYKALKVAGVRPTQLVAISGVGGLGHLAVQYAKIAGATVAAIDVTDEKLELARELGADILIDARKEDPAEVLKQHGGAHAAIALAVNEQAFASVYGGLRRSGKLVMVALPAGGTIQVPIFDTVLNGTSVIGSIVGTRQDLDEVFQLHAAGRTKVIYETRPLETVNESIAEVLSGQIKARIVFEM; encoded by the coding sequence ATGAAGGCAGCAGTCGTCCGGTCCTTCGGCGAGCCGCTGGTGATCGAGGAGCGCCCGGATCCGGAGCCCGGCCCGGGTCAGGTCCGCATCCGGCTGGAGGCGTCCGGACTGTGCCACACCGACATCCACGCCGCGCACGGCGACTGGCCGGTCAAGCCGACCCCGCCGTTCGTTCCCGGCCACGAGGGCGTCGGCATCGTCGAGGCACTCGGCGACGGAGTGACCCACCTGCAGGTCGGGCAGCGGGTGGCCGTGCCCTGGCTGGGCTGGGCCTGCGGTCGGTGCGAGCACTGCCTGTCCGGCTGGGAGACGCTGTGCGAGCAGCAGCACAACACCGGCTACAGCGTGGACGGCGGGTACGCCGAGAAGATGCTCGCCCCCGCCGACTTCGCCACGGTGGTCCCCGACGGTATCGACCCTCGCGACGCCGCCCCGCTGACCTGCGCCGGCGTGACCACATACAAGGCGCTGAAGGTCGCCGGCGTCCGGCCGACCCAGCTGGTGGCGATCTCCGGCGTCGGTGGGCTCGGGCACCTGGCGGTGCAGTACGCGAAGATCGCCGGCGCCACCGTCGCGGCGATCGACGTCACCGACGAGAAGCTCGAGCTCGCTCGCGAGCTCGGTGCGGACATCCTCATCGACGCCCGTAAGGAGGACCCGGCCGAGGTGCTCAAGCAGCACGGCGGAGCCCATGCGGCGATCGCGCTGGCCGTCAACGAGCAGGCTTTCGCCTCCGTCTACGGCGGTCTGCGGCGCAGCGGCAAACTCGTCATGGTCGCCCTGCCGGCCGGCGGAACGATCCAGGTGCCGATTTTCGACACCGTCCTGAACGGCACCTCGGTCATCGGCTCGATCGTCGGCACCCGCCAGGACCTGGACGAGGTGTTCCAGCTGCACGCCGCCGGACGCACCAAGGTCATCTACGAGACCCGTCCGCTGGAGACGGTCAACGAGTCCATCGCCGAGGTCCTGAGCGGGCAGATCAAGGCACGCATCGTCTTCGAGATGTGA
- a CDS encoding cupin domain-containing protein: MQKLSLDALAREHLERATAASTGRSAATVYGGHEHVLRQTVLALTADTALAEHESPGEATLLVLRGRVRLTSGDTSWEGRTGDLITIPEARHSLQAIEDAAVLLTVAKHA; encoded by the coding sequence ATGCAGAAGCTCTCACTCGACGCACTGGCCCGCGAGCACCTGGAACGCGCCACCGCCGCCTCCACCGGCCGCAGCGCCGCCACCGTCTACGGCGGCCACGAACACGTCCTGCGCCAGACCGTCCTCGCGCTGACCGCCGACACCGCCCTCGCCGAGCACGAGAGCCCCGGCGAGGCGACCCTGCTGGTGCTGCGCGGACGCGTGAGGCTCACCAGCGGCGACACCTCCTGGGAGGGCCGGACCGGCGACCTGATCACCATCCCCGAAGCCCGCCACAGTCTGCAGGCCATTGAAGACGCGGCAGTACTGCTCACCGTCGCCAAACACGCCTGA
- a CDS encoding acetolactate synthase large subunit has product MNGAHAVARTLLDSGVEVCFANPGTSELHFVAALDDEPALRAVPCLFEGVATSAADGYGRMTGRPAATLLHLGPGLGNGLANLHNARRAATPLVNLVGDHATFHKKYDAPLESDVDALARTVSGWVRRCDDPATVGGDVAEAVAAATGAPGQVATLILPADVSWSDGARPAPPVAPRPPATVPEETVAAVAAALRSGEPAAILLGGPATREPALRAAGRIAAATGARLLCETFPARLERGAGLPAVERLGYLAEGAMAQLDGVRHLVLAGAPAPVSFFAHPGLPGLLAPDGSQVHTLATSADDVPVALGLLADTVARDTPPPLQAPGRPAPPTGALTAETAAAAVGALLPEGAIVVDEANTSGLWLPGATAGAPRHDWLTLTGGAIGQGLPLAAGAALACPDRPVLCLEADGSAMYTLSALWTHAREGLDITTVIFANGSYAILTMESQRLGTPADGPARRDLLDLTRPGLDFVALAHGMGVPASRAATAEDFTAQLSKALTEPGPHLIEAVVPALF; this is encoded by the coding sequence GTGAACGGTGCGCATGCTGTGGCCCGCACCCTCCTGGACTCCGGGGTCGAGGTCTGCTTCGCCAACCCCGGCACCTCCGAACTGCACTTCGTCGCCGCCCTCGACGACGAGCCCGCACTGCGGGCCGTGCCGTGTCTGTTCGAGGGCGTGGCCACCAGCGCGGCCGACGGCTACGGCCGGATGACCGGTCGCCCTGCCGCCACACTGCTGCACCTGGGCCCCGGCCTCGGCAACGGCCTGGCCAACCTCCACAACGCCCGCCGCGCCGCCACTCCCCTGGTGAACCTCGTCGGCGACCACGCGACCTTCCACAAGAAGTACGACGCCCCGCTGGAGTCGGACGTCGACGCGCTGGCCCGCACCGTCTCCGGCTGGGTGCGCCGCTGCGACGACCCCGCAACGGTGGGCGGCGACGTGGCCGAGGCGGTGGCCGCCGCCACCGGCGCTCCAGGACAGGTGGCCACGCTGATCCTGCCCGCCGACGTGTCCTGGTCGGACGGTGCCCGTCCCGCGCCGCCGGTCGCGCCCCGGCCGCCCGCGACCGTACCCGAGGAGACCGTCGCCGCGGTGGCCGCCGCCCTGCGCTCCGGCGAGCCGGCCGCGATCCTCCTCGGCGGCCCCGCCACCCGCGAACCCGCGTTGCGCGCAGCCGGCCGGATCGCCGCCGCGACGGGGGCCCGTCTGCTGTGCGAGACCTTCCCCGCCCGTCTGGAACGCGGCGCGGGCCTGCCCGCGGTGGAGCGGCTCGGCTACCTCGCCGAGGGGGCGATGGCCCAACTCGACGGCGTACGTCACCTGGTGCTGGCAGGCGCCCCCGCACCCGTGTCGTTCTTCGCCCACCCCGGTCTGCCCGGTCTGCTGGCACCCGACGGCAGCCAGGTCCACACCCTCGCCACGTCCGCCGACGACGTTCCGGTGGCTCTTGGCCTCCTGGCCGACACCGTCGCTCGGGACACGCCCCCGCCGCTCCAGGCCCCAGGACGACCGGCGCCGCCGACCGGCGCACTGACCGCCGAGACCGCCGCGGCGGCCGTGGGCGCGCTACTGCCCGAGGGCGCGATCGTGGTGGACGAGGCCAACACCTCCGGCCTCTGGCTCCCCGGGGCCACCGCAGGAGCGCCCCGCCACGACTGGCTGACCCTCACCGGCGGTGCCATCGGCCAGGGCCTGCCCCTCGCCGCCGGCGCCGCGCTCGCCTGCCCGGACCGGCCCGTGCTGTGCCTGGAGGCCGACGGCAGCGCCATGTACACCCTCTCCGCGCTGTGGACCCACGCACGCGAGGGGCTCGACATCACCACCGTGATCTTCGCCAACGGTTCGTACGCCATCCTCACCATGGAGTCCCAGCGCCTCGGCACGCCCGCGGACGGCCCCGCGCGGCGCGACCTGCTCGACCTGACCCGGCCCGGCCTCGACTTCGTCGCGCTCGCCCACGGCATGGGCGTACCGGCATCGCGCGCCGCCACCGCCGAGGACTTCACAGCCCAGCTGAGCAAGGCCCTGACCGAGCCGGGACCGCATCTCATCGAGGCCGTGGTGCCCGCGCTCTTCTGA
- a CDS encoding FAD-binding oxidoreductase: protein MTDTGSLLAEVVGPEHVLTEGSVPAEYGHDESLTAVARAPAYVVRPATAAEVSGVVAVAAAQRIPVTARGSGTGLCGACVPHADGIVLSFERMDRVLEIDTANHVAVVQPGVTLAELDRQTASSGLCYPVRPGGQSASVGGTIATNAGGMHAVRHGVTRHHVLGVEAVLASGEIVRSGGKFVKTSTGYDLTQLLVGSEGTLALVTEAVLRLKPRAGHSATVLAPFATAGEISQAVPRLLAGGLDPLALEYVDMLTMAATTAERDLALGIPEQVRRTSLGYLVVVLEERSAERLEADVEGLGEQLLTLGAADVYVLPAAAARRLIEARERAFWAAKAAGADEVVDIVVPRASLPRLLAEADVIARDSGSVITGCGHAGDGNVHLAVFQPDEDLRDSVLRRLFRAGTALGGAISGEHGIGTAKKRYFLDLEDPAKVELMRRIKHAFDPDGILNPDVLFD from the coding sequence ATGACGGACACCGGATCGCTCCTGGCCGAGGTGGTGGGGCCGGAACACGTGCTGACGGAGGGGAGTGTTCCGGCGGAGTACGGCCACGACGAGTCGCTCACCGCCGTCGCGCGGGCGCCGGCGTATGTCGTGCGCCCCGCGACGGCGGCCGAGGTGTCGGGGGTCGTGGCGGTCGCCGCGGCGCAGCGGATCCCGGTGACCGCCCGGGGATCTGGAACCGGCCTCTGCGGGGCTTGCGTGCCTCATGCCGACGGGATCGTCTTGTCGTTCGAGCGGATGGACCGTGTCCTGGAGATCGACACCGCCAACCATGTCGCCGTGGTCCAGCCCGGCGTCACCCTGGCCGAACTCGACCGGCAGACAGCTTCGTCGGGGCTGTGCTACCCGGTGCGCCCGGGTGGGCAGAGTGCCTCGGTCGGCGGCACCATCGCCACCAACGCCGGTGGCATGCATGCCGTCAGACATGGCGTCACCCGGCACCACGTGCTCGGCGTCGAGGCCGTCCTGGCTTCCGGCGAGATCGTGCGCAGCGGCGGGAAGTTCGTCAAGACCAGCACCGGCTACGACCTGACCCAGCTGCTCGTGGGCTCCGAGGGCACGCTGGCCCTGGTCACCGAGGCCGTCCTGCGCCTGAAGCCCCGCGCCGGGCACAGCGCGACGGTGCTGGCGCCGTTCGCCACAGCCGGGGAGATCTCGCAGGCCGTGCCGCGGCTGCTGGCCGGGGGCCTGGACCCGCTGGCCCTGGAATACGTCGACATGCTCACGATGGCTGCGACGACCGCCGAGCGGGATCTCGCGCTCGGCATCCCCGAACAGGTCCGCCGCACCTCGCTCGGCTATCTGGTCGTGGTCCTCGAAGAGCGGTCCGCCGAGCGGCTCGAAGCCGATGTGGAAGGGCTCGGCGAGCAGTTGCTCACGCTGGGCGCGGCCGACGTCTACGTGCTGCCCGCGGCCGCCGCCCGCCGGCTGATCGAGGCCCGGGAGCGCGCGTTCTGGGCCGCGAAGGCCGCCGGTGCCGACGAGGTCGTGGACATCGTGGTGCCCCGCGCGTCACTGCCCCGACTGCTCGCCGAGGCGGACGTCATCGCCCGCGACAGCGGGTCGGTCATCACCGGCTGTGGGCACGCCGGCGACGGCAACGTACACCTGGCGGTCTTCCAGCCCGACGAGGACCTGCGAGACTCCGTGCTCCGGCGGCTGTTCCGGGCGGGAACGGCCCTCGGCGGGGCGATCTCCGGCGAGCACGGCATCGGCACGGCCAAGAAGCGGTACTTCCTGGATCTGGAGGACCCCGCCAAGGTGGAGCTGATGCGCCGCATCAAGCACGCCTTCGACCCCGACGGCATCCTCAACCCCGACGTCCTCTTCGACTGA